The Podospora bellae-mahoneyi strain CBS 112042 chromosome 7, whole genome shotgun sequence genome includes a window with the following:
- a CDS encoding hypothetical protein (CAZy:AA1; EggNog:ENOG503NVU0; COG:Q) yields MLGLTKVSAVLLATAALVVASPAPSPVIHLLPRQTIIPGGKPCGQNNATNRRCWKNNWNISTDYDNINPPAFNNRVYDFHITNVTNWLGPDGVRKPAMLINNQFPGPTIEADWGDYIIVNVYNDMQDNGTSIHWHGIRQYGESNQDGANGVTECPIPPGSMKTYDFHVTQYGTSWYHSHYSNQYGNGVVGPLIVRGPAAANYDIDLGPYMINDYYHETADRLHLRAELVSNGPPPDSDNILFRGKNIHPLGASRGGSYDRLTLTPGKKHLLRLINASVDNSFVISLVGHNFTVITNDLVPVNPVVRSSLFMAVGQRYDVIIEANQAVGNYWLNATLEANNNCGRSRNLFPAAIISYQGASTTALPTNRGTPRVATCNGETGFSPILTRTVPSTAFAGSAVGTLPVTLEFPNHGRGQVFEWRVKNTPINIEWDHPILEYVLENNSSWPGAANLIDVPQADQWVFWVIQNDFALPHPIHLHGHDFLTLGIGSGTFNINTMKSQLTFNNPIRRDVVQMPGNSWLVIGYKTDNPGVWLMHCHIGWHVAMGLGVQFLERKDEIKRMMPLDQLVPNCDAWRRYAKTSPYLPKLDSGLRRREGEEVEKREPAWRRIA; encoded by the exons atgttggGGCTCACCAAAGTTTCGGCAGTATTGCTGGCCACTGCTGCACTAGTTGTGGCTtcaccagcaccctctccagtcatacacctcctcccccgacagACCATCATACCCGGAGGCAAGCCATGCGGGCAAAATAATGCCACAAATCGACGGTGTTGGAAGAATAACTGGAACATCAGCACAGATTatgacaacatcaacccaccAGCATTTAACAACCGAGTG TACGACTTTCACATCACCAATGTCACGAATTGGCTTGGTCCGGATGGTGTCAGGAAACCAGCGATGCTCATCAATA ACCAATTCCCTGGACCCACGATTGAAGCTGATTGGGGTGACTATATCATTGTCAATGTGTACAATGACATGCAAGACAACGG AACGTCTATTCACTGGCATGGAATTCGCCAGTACGGCGAAAGTAACCAGGATGGTGCCAACGGAGTGACCGAGTGTCCTATCCCACCTGGATCCATGAAGACATATGATTTCCACGTCACCCAATATGGCACCTCGTGGTATCACAGCCATTATTCCAACCAATATGGTAATGGTGTTGTAGGACCCTTGATCGTGCGTGGCCCTGCAGCGGCCAACTATGACATCGACCTCGGTCCTTACATGATCAATGACTATTATCACGAAACTGCTGATCGACTTCACTTGCGAGCCGAGTTGGTCAGCAATGGACCTCCTCCTGACAGCGACAATATCCTCTTCAGAGGCAAGAACATTCATCCACTTGGCGCAAGCCGTGGGGGCTCTTACGACCGTCTCACTCTCACCCCCGGCAAGAAACATCTTCTCCGCCTCATCAATGCCAGTGTCGACAACTCCTTTGTTATCTCTCTCGTAGGCCACAACTTCACTGTGATTACGAACGATCTTGTTCCAGTCAATCCAGTCGTGCGCTCTTCCCTTTTCATGGCCGTGGGCCAGCGCTACGATGTCATCATCGAGGCCAACCAAGCTGTGGGCAACTACTGGCTTAATGCCACTCTCGaagccaacaacaactgCGGTCGATCCCGTAATCTTTTCCCGGCCGCCATCATCAGCTACCAAGGCGCgagcaccaccgccctcccgACGAACCGCGGCACTCCCCGTGTCGCCACCTGCAACGGCGAGACCGGCTTctctcccatcctcacccgcACCGTgccctccaccgcctttgCCGGCTCCGCGGTCGGAACCCTCCCCGTCACCCTCGAGTTCCCCAACCACGGCCGGGGCCAGGTGTTTGAGTGGCGCGTCAAGaacacccccatcaacatcgagTGGgaccaccccatcctcgaGTACGTCCTCGAGAACAACAGCTCCTGGCCGGGAGCGGCAAACCTCATCGACGTCCCCCAAGCCGACCAGTGGGTCTTTTGGGTCATCCAAAACGACTTCGCCTTgccccatcccatccacctccacggCCACGATTTTCTCACCCTTGGCATCGGGTCGGGtaccttcaacatcaacacgATGAAAAGCCAGCTCAcgttcaacaaccccatTCGACGAGACGTGGTGCAGATGCCGGGGAATAGCTGGCTGGTGATTGGGTACAAGACTGATAACCCTGGTGTGTGGCTGATGCATTGCCATATCGGGTGGCATGTGGCTATGGGTCTGGGGGTGCAGttcttggagaggaaggatgaGATCAAGAGGATGATGCCGTTGGATCAGCTGGTGCCGAATTGCGATGCGTGGAGGCGATATGCCAAGACGAGTCCGTATCTGCCGAAGCTGGATAgcgggttgaggaggagggagggggaagaggtggaaaagagggagcctgcttggaggaggattgcGTGA